The uncultured Hyphomonas sp. genome includes a region encoding these proteins:
- the gshB gene encoding glutathione synthase: MSLRVAIQMDPLEHVNIDGDTTFALAETAQARGMELFVYGPQDMSLEGTRVTARVRPAKVQRVAGTPGVFGETVTLDLAKDVDVVLMRQDPPFDLSYITACHMLELISGETLVLNDPTGVRSSPEKILPLMFPDLMPPTLVSRDPAAIEDFRDRYKDIIVKPIYGHGGAGVFRLKEDDSNLDSLLELFFSKSREPVMVQAFLPAVSEGDKRIMLVDGKAVGALNRRPKSGQVRSNLVVGGTAEKSDLSDADKRICEAIGPELRKRGLVLTGIDVIGGRMTEINVTSPTGVQAIKKLSGIDIPAIFWDSVQERLAGR; encoded by the coding sequence ATGAGTCTTCGCGTCGCGATCCAGATGGATCCGCTTGAGCACGTCAATATCGACGGCGATACAACCTTTGCCCTGGCCGAAACCGCGCAGGCCCGCGGCATGGAACTTTTCGTCTACGGGCCGCAGGATATGAGCCTGGAAGGCACCCGCGTAACCGCGCGGGTTCGCCCGGCAAAGGTCCAGCGGGTCGCGGGGACACCTGGCGTTTTCGGCGAAACGGTCACGCTCGACCTCGCAAAAGACGTCGATGTCGTGCTCATGCGCCAGGACCCGCCCTTCGATCTCTCCTACATCACGGCCTGCCACATGCTGGAACTGATCAGCGGCGAGACGCTGGTGCTGAACGACCCGACGGGCGTGCGATCCAGCCCGGAAAAGATCCTGCCGCTGATGTTCCCGGATCTGATGCCTCCGACACTGGTCAGCCGCGACCCGGCTGCCATCGAGGATTTCCGCGACCGCTACAAGGACATCATCGTCAAGCCGATCTACGGCCATGGCGGCGCGGGCGTGTTCCGGCTGAAGGAAGACGATTCCAATCTCGACTCCCTGCTTGAGCTTTTCTTCTCGAAGTCCCGGGAGCCCGTCATGGTGCAGGCCTTCCTGCCGGCGGTCAGCGAAGGCGACAAGCGAATCATGCTGGTCGACGGCAAGGCCGTCGGCGCGCTCAACCGCCGCCCGAAGTCCGGTCAGGTCCGCTCAAACCTTGTCGTCGGCGGAACGGCGGAAAAATCCGATCTCAGCGATGCCGACAAACGCATTTGCGAGGCCATCGGCCCGGAACTGCGCAAGCGCGGCCTGGTCCTGACGGGCATCGATGTGATCGGCGGACGCATGACCGAGATCAATGTCACGTCACCGACCGGCGTTCAGGCCATCAAGAAATTAAGCGGCATTGATATCCCGGCTATTTTCTGGGACTCTGTGCAGGAGAGGCTTGCAGGCCGCTAG
- a CDS encoding BON domain-containing protein, whose translation MKSPLPALALSMTLLLPLGGCVVAAVGTAGAVGITAAQDKTMGQALDDANVSNQIKAKLISENSEKFAEVDVEVANGLVLLSGRVNFPEDRVKAEGIAWSAALTKDVANEIKIEPPGGFIANVSDEVITGRVRARLIGSKTVKSLNFNIETYDGVVYLMGTARSAKELKKAAEEASVVSGVKQVVSYVRLLEPEVRATEPELQGQPTSYQNVPDTSYGSDAELIGANY comes from the coding sequence ATGAAATCCCCCCTCCCCGCCCTCGCCCTGTCCATGACCCTGCTGTTGCCACTCGGTGGCTGTGTGGTCGCTGCCGTCGGCACGGCGGGCGCGGTCGGGATCACGGCGGCGCAGGACAAGACGATGGGCCAGGCGCTGGATGACGCGAATGTGTCGAACCAGATCAAGGCCAAACTCATCTCGGAGAACTCGGAAAAATTCGCCGAAGTGGATGTCGAGGTTGCCAATGGCCTCGTCCTGCTGAGCGGCCGCGTCAATTTCCCGGAAGACCGGGTCAAGGCGGAAGGCATCGCGTGGAGCGCCGCCCTGACAAAGGATGTGGCAAACGAGATCAAGATCGAGCCGCCCGGCGGCTTCATCGCCAATGTGTCCGACGAGGTCATCACCGGCCGCGTCCGGGCCCGGCTGATCGGCTCGAAAACCGTGAAAAGCCTCAATTTCAATATCGAGACCTATGACGGCGTCGTCTATCTCATGGGGACGGCCCGTTCCGCGAAAGAACTGAAAAAAGCCGCCGAAGAGGCCAGTGTCGTTTCCGGCGTGAAACAGGTCGTTTCCTATGTCCGGCTGCTTGAACCGGAAGTTCGCGCGACTGAACCCGAACTGCAGGGCCAGCCGACCTCTTACCAAAACGTCCCCGATACCTCATATGGGTCGGACGCCGAGCTGATCGGCGCTAATTACTGA
- the rsfS gene encoding ribosome silencing factor, with protein sequence MAESLAKSLEDDKAEDLLFIDLQGKSSLADFMIIASGRSGRHVAALADHVSQEAKKLTGRPASVEGMPNADWVLIDTGDVIVHLFRPEVREFYNLEKIWASDSPHMRSKAH encoded by the coding sequence GTGGCCGAGTCTCTCGCAAAGTCCCTTGAAGACGACAAAGCTGAGGATCTCCTCTTCATCGATCTTCAGGGCAAATCCTCGCTTGCCGATTTCATGATCATTGCGTCCGGCCGTTCCGGTCGTCACGTGGCTGCGCTTGCCGATCATGTTTCCCAGGAAGCGAAGAAGCTCACCGGTCGTCCGGCGAGCGTCGAAGGCATGCCGAATGCGGACTGGGTTCTGATCGATACAGGGGATGTGATCGTCCACCTGTTCCGGCCCGAAGTCCGGGAATTCTACAATCTGGAAAAGATCTGGGCGTCTGATTCCCCCCATATGCGCAGCAAGGCCCACTAG
- a CDS encoding 23S rRNA (pseudouridine(1915)-N(3))-methyltransferase RlmH: MRLTFLVVGKMKSGPERDLVDEYLKRARPVARGLGFRGIDEVEVASGGGLDAEAERILEKIPAGARVLRLDEFGPAMGSADFAGKLATWRDQGTPDLVFLIGGAEGYGEAVRKAATETLAFGPQTWPHRFVRAMLAEQVYRAMSILAGTPYHKA; this comes from the coding sequence ATGCGCCTGACTTTTCTGGTGGTCGGCAAGATGAAGTCCGGCCCGGAACGTGATCTCGTCGACGAGTATCTGAAGCGTGCGCGCCCGGTCGCGCGCGGCCTCGGCTTTCGCGGCATCGACGAGGTCGAAGTGGCCAGTGGCGGCGGGCTGGATGCCGAAGCCGAACGTATTCTCGAGAAAATTCCGGCTGGTGCGCGTGTGCTACGCCTCGATGAGTTCGGTCCGGCCATGGGTTCAGCCGACTTTGCAGGGAAACTGGCCACATGGCGGGATCAGGGGACACCGGATCTGGTTTTCCTGATTGGCGGGGCAGAGGGCTATGGCGAGGCGGTGCGCAAGGCGGCGACCGAAACGCTGGCTTTCGGTCCGCAGACCTGGCCGCACCGCTTCGTGCGGGCCATGCTCGCCGAACAGGTTTACCGGGCGATGTCGATTCTGGCGGGCACGCCCTATCACAAGGCCTGA
- a CDS encoding TAXI family TRAP transporter solute-binding subunit: MSGWRDFLKVYWPLIAVAAVGLIAALMMMDPAPPKKIRFAAGSPGGAYHAFAERYQRLLQEQGVQVDLVDTAGSIENLRLLDDGDVEVALVQGGLASRQDREALHSLGGLFPEPFWVFVRAGNGINAFGDLRGYRFAIGPDGSGTRSLALALQSEFGGTWPASAQMTQSGSEAADALRAGEVDAVAFAASVEAPYVQDMLRDPAVELLPFERAPALARRQDALTAVTLLRGVVDIGADIPASDVPLVAPVAQLAIRKDVHPAIEAVLIDSAMAIHGNGSLLSVAGSWPDPDATDLPVSRQARRYYTDGPSFLRRYFSFDVANFLDRAWVLAIPLLTLLFPLVRAAPPIYRWRVRRKIYVWYKDIRELEARGRASPTPEERAQIVKELQDLQEEIGAVDVPLSYTDDLYRLRSHVEFVKQLVMNPKGAVPTPALGV, from the coding sequence GTGTCTGGTTGGCGGGATTTCCTGAAAGTGTACTGGCCGCTGATTGCAGTGGCCGCAGTCGGCCTGATCGCGGCCCTCATGATGATGGACCCGGCGCCGCCGAAAAAGATACGCTTTGCGGCAGGCTCGCCCGGTGGCGCCTATCACGCATTTGCCGAACGGTATCAGCGTTTGCTGCAGGAGCAGGGGGTGCAGGTCGATCTGGTTGATACGGCTGGCTCGATCGAAAACCTTCGTTTGCTGGACGATGGCGATGTGGAGGTCGCGCTGGTTCAGGGCGGACTTGCCTCCAGACAGGACCGCGAAGCGCTGCACTCGCTGGGCGGCCTGTTCCCGGAACCGTTCTGGGTGTTCGTGCGTGCGGGCAATGGCATCAACGCTTTCGGGGATCTGCGCGGCTACCGTTTTGCCATCGGACCGGACGGGTCGGGCACCCGGTCGCTCGCGCTTGCCTTGCAGTCTGAGTTTGGCGGTACCTGGCCCGCGAGCGCACAGATGACCCAGTCTGGCAGCGAAGCAGCCGATGCGCTGCGCGCCGGTGAGGTGGATGCGGTGGCGTTCGCGGCGTCCGTTGAGGCGCCCTATGTGCAGGACATGCTGCGCGATCCGGCCGTGGAACTGCTGCCATTCGAACGCGCTCCGGCGCTGGCCCGCCGGCAGGACGCCCTGACCGCCGTCACGCTCCTGCGCGGCGTTGTCGACATCGGTGCCGACATTCCGGCGTCGGATGTGCCGTTGGTTGCCCCGGTCGCCCAACTTGCCATCCGCAAGGACGTCCACCCGGCGATCGAGGCGGTTCTGATCGATTCCGCCATGGCCATTCACGGGAATGGTTCCCTGTTGTCGGTGGCCGGCAGCTGGCCGGACCCTGACGCGACAGACCTTCCCGTCTCTCGTCAGGCGCGGCGTTACTACACCGACGGGCCTTCTTTCCTGCGGCGGTATTTCTCGTTCGATGTGGCGAACTTCCTCGACCGGGCCTGGGTGCTGGCAATTCCGTTGCTGACGCTCCTGTTTCCGCTGGTCCGCGCGGCGCCCCCCATCTATCGCTGGCGCGTACGGCGGAAAATCTACGTCTGGTACAAGGACATCCGCGAACTGGAAGCGCGTGGCCGGGCCTCACCGACACCTGAGGAACGGGCGCAGATCGTCAAGGAACTGCAGGACCTGCAGGAAGAGATCGGCGCCGTGGATGTGCCGCTGTCCTACACCGACGACCTCTATCGCCTCCGCAGCCATGTCGAGTTCGTCAAACAGCTGGTGATGAACCCCAAGGGGGCCGTTCCGACGCCCGCTTTGGGCGTCTAG
- a CDS encoding SDR family oxidoreductase, translating to MAKGAALIIGAGDATGGAIAKAFAREGLSACVTRRPRNLSDLDALVSSIEAEGGKARAFGIDARSEDDTIALFDRVEAEVGPIEACVFNIGANVRFPVTDTTSRVYQKVWEMAAFAGFLAGREAARVMGSRGRGTIIFTGATAAMRGGAGFSAFAGAKHALRALAQSMARELGPKGIHVAHVVIDGAIDSAFIRETLPDAAERRDRDGLLVPDEIAKNYVWLHNQHRSAWTHELDLRPWCETW from the coding sequence ATGGCAAAAGGCGCAGCTCTGATCATTGGCGCAGGTGACGCGACAGGCGGCGCGATTGCCAAAGCCTTCGCCCGTGAAGGCTTGAGCGCCTGCGTCACACGCCGCCCGCGCAACCTGTCAGACCTCGATGCGCTGGTCAGCTCGATTGAGGCAGAGGGCGGAAAAGCACGCGCCTTCGGGATCGATGCCCGAAGCGAAGACGACACCATCGCCCTCTTCGACCGGGTCGAGGCGGAGGTCGGCCCCATCGAAGCCTGCGTCTTCAATATCGGCGCAAATGTCCGCTTCCCGGTCACCGACACGACCAGCCGCGTCTACCAGAAGGTCTGGGAGATGGCGGCTTTTGCGGGCTTCCTCGCCGGGCGTGAAGCCGCCCGTGTGATGGGTTCGCGCGGACGCGGCACGATCATTTTCACCGGCGCCACCGCCGCGATGCGTGGCGGCGCGGGCTTCTCAGCCTTTGCCGGTGCGAAGCACGCGCTCCGGGCCCTCGCCCAGTCGATGGCGCGTGAGCTGGGTCCGAAAGGTATTCACGTCGCACATGTCGTGATCGACGGCGCGATCGATTCCGCCTTCATCCGCGAAACCCTGCCCGACGCAGCCGAGCGCCGGGACCGGGACGGCCTCCTGGTCCCCGACGAAATCGCGAAGAATTATGTCTGGCTGCACAACCAGCACCGCTCGGCCTGGACCCACGAGCTGGACCTGCGCCCCTGGTGCGAGACCTGGTAG
- the mutM gene encoding bifunctional DNA-formamidopyrimidine glycosylase/DNA-(apurinic or apyrimidinic site) lyase, which produces MPELPEVETVRRGLAPVMEGRTIVSLTQNRADLRFPFPERFAERVSGQKIVRLGRRAKFLTVELSSGEVLVMHLGMTGRFTVSGHATAHYKHETGTDPAHDHVVMVLDSHDIVTYNDPRRFGFMELWPAEQFQSYPRLMAMGPEPLSNHFSAAYLDTALKGKKAPIKAALLDQSVIAGLGNIYVCEALWRSKISPKRLSQSVPGQRAARLAPAINDVIAEAIEAGGSSISDFANASGELGYFQHRFAVYDREGKPCPACGTTIKRLAQSGRSTFYCPSCQR; this is translated from the coding sequence ATGCCTGAATTACCCGAAGTCGAGACAGTTCGCCGCGGCCTCGCTCCCGTCATGGAGGGCCGCACGATCGTGTCGCTGACCCAGAACCGGGCGGACCTGCGCTTCCCCTTCCCCGAACGCTTCGCCGAGCGGGTCTCTGGGCAGAAGATCGTGCGCCTCGGGCGTCGGGCAAAATTCCTGACGGTGGAGCTCTCGTCCGGCGAGGTGCTGGTGATGCATCTCGGCATGACCGGGCGGTTCACGGTGAGTGGTCATGCGACAGCGCACTACAAGCACGAAACAGGCACGGATCCGGCCCATGATCATGTCGTTATGGTCCTCGATAGTCATGACATAGTCACCTACAACGACCCCCGCCGGTTCGGCTTCATGGAGCTCTGGCCAGCCGAGCAATTCCAGTCATATCCAAGGTTAATGGCCATGGGGCCGGAGCCGCTGAGCAACCATTTCTCCGCCGCCTATCTGGACACGGCCCTGAAGGGCAAGAAGGCGCCGATCAAGGCCGCCCTGCTGGACCAGTCGGTCATTGCCGGCCTCGGCAACATCTATGTCTGCGAGGCCCTCTGGCGGTCAAAAATCTCACCCAAACGCCTGTCGCAAAGCGTCCCCGGCCAGCGTGCAGCCCGCCTTGCCCCCGCCATCAATGACGTCATCGCTGAGGCCATCGAGGCAGGGGGCTCGTCGATCTCGGACTTTGCGAACGCCAGCGGAGAACTCGGCTATTTCCAGCACCGCTTCGCCGTTTATGACCGCGAGGGAAAGCCCTGCCCGGCCTGCGGGACCACGATCAAACGCCTTGCCCAATCAGGGCGCTCGACCTTCTACTGCCCCTCCTGCCAGCGCTGA
- a CDS encoding class I SAM-dependent methyltransferase — MSAEPETERKVSFGFEEVTESEKVARVKGVFRSVASRYDLMNDLMSAGVHRLWKHDAMNRVNPQPGERHLDVAGGTGELARAFLELADKAGKRRGIDKPATAIVSDINDAMLEAGKARADNAKWEGRLDWVCADGQNLPWADNSFDVVTVSFGIRNFADRVAGLREFRRVLKPGGRLAVLEFSHMTAPALQAAYDKYSFNVIPQLGSLVAGDKESYQYLVESIRKFPDQETFRAEIESAGFSNVSVTNYSGGIAALHFGWAV; from the coding sequence ATGTCTGCAGAGCCTGAAACAGAGCGCAAGGTCTCCTTCGGTTTCGAAGAGGTGACCGAAAGCGAGAAAGTGGCACGCGTGAAGGGCGTCTTCCGCTCCGTCGCGTCGCGCTACGACCTGATGAACGACCTCATGTCCGCCGGCGTGCACCGTCTGTGGAAGCATGATGCAATGAACCGCGTGAACCCGCAGCCGGGCGAGCGTCACCTCGATGTGGCGGGCGGCACGGGCGAACTGGCGCGGGCCTTCCTGGAACTGGCCGACAAGGCCGGCAAGCGCCGCGGCATCGACAAGCCCGCCACCGCCATCGTGTCGGACATCAATGATGCCATGCTGGAAGCCGGCAAGGCACGCGCCGACAATGCGAAATGGGAAGGCCGCCTGGACTGGGTCTGCGCCGATGGCCAGAACCTGCCATGGGCCGATAACAGCTTTGACGTCGTGACGGTGTCTTTCGGCATCCGCAACTTTGCCGACCGGGTCGCGGGTCTCAGGGAATTCCGCCGCGTGCTGAAGCCGGGCGGCCGCCTCGCCGTGCTGGAGTTCAGCCACATGACGGCGCCCGCCCTGCAGGCGGCGTATGACAAATACAGCTTCAATGTGATCCCGCAGCTCGGCAGCCTCGTGGCGGGCGACAAGGAAAGCTACCAATACCTCGTCGAGTCGATCCGGAAGTTTCCCGATCAGGAAACCTTCCGTGCCGAGATTGAAAGTGCCGGGTTCTCGAACGTGTCCGTCACGAATTATTCGGGCGGCATCGCGGCGCTGCACTTTGGCTGGGCCGTCTGA
- a CDS encoding AarF/UbiB family protein, translating into MRAGIALARHDVILPADYQSRLPMAARIAGGTLRLITGGARGRPGQRLARALEGLGPAYIKLGQFLATRPDVFGTEVTSDLDHLKDKLPPFSMKAARAALVAEFGAAEADRLFADLSEPVAAASLAQVHRMDLPDGARAVKILRPKIEERLSKELSAMKRAARTIEGVSAESRRLKPVAFTETIATAMMRETDLRLEAGGADEMRALSEKNGYFQVPKVDWDRTGRRVLTIDWVDGKSLTDPTALDQPGIDRKALANDITRGFLTNAIEHGVFHADMHEGNLILTPEGKIALIDFGIIGRIGMTERRFLAEILWGFLKRDYVRVAEVHFEAGYVPASQSVGEFAQALRTIGEPIHGKPAEEVSMGRVLLQLFDYTHTFGMALRPELVLLQKTMVQVEGVARAIDPAHNIWNASEPVVEGWIRRSFGPQGAAKLVSDNVREVMNRLKRLPEVMDRFEAFMEHELEEAPPPAKKPFAPWWGWFGLVVALAGLAVWAFK; encoded by the coding sequence ATGCGCGCCGGCATCGCGCTGGCGCGGCATGATGTGATCCTGCCGGCGGACTACCAGTCCCGCCTGCCAATGGCCGCGCGGATCGCCGGTGGTACGTTGCGTCTGATCACCGGCGGGGCACGTGGACGTCCGGGGCAGCGCCTCGCACGCGCGCTGGAAGGGCTTGGCCCGGCCTATATCAAGCTTGGCCAGTTCCTCGCCACGCGGCCGGACGTTTTCGGTACGGAAGTGACCTCCGACCTCGACCATTTGAAAGACAAGCTGCCGCCATTCTCCATGAAGGCGGCCCGCGCGGCGCTCGTCGCGGAATTCGGTGCAGCCGAGGCAGACCGTCTGTTTGCAGACCTTTCAGAGCCTGTCGCCGCTGCCTCGCTGGCGCAGGTGCACCGGATGGACCTGCCGGATGGTGCCCGCGCCGTGAAGATCCTGCGGCCGAAGATCGAGGAACGCCTGTCGAAAGAGCTGTCGGCGATGAAGCGGGCGGCCCGGACGATCGAAGGTGTCTCGGCAGAGAGCCGCCGCCTGAAGCCGGTGGCCTTCACCGAAACCATCGCCACAGCCATGATGCGCGAGACGGACCTGCGCCTCGAAGCGGGCGGGGCGGACGAGATGCGCGCGCTCAGCGAGAAGAACGGCTATTTCCAGGTGCCGAAGGTCGACTGGGACCGGACGGGCCGCCGTGTGCTGACCATCGACTGGGTCGACGGGAAGTCGCTGACCGATCCGACTGCGCTCGACCAGCCGGGCATCGATCGCAAGGCACTGGCGAACGACATCACCCGCGGCTTCCTGACCAATGCCATTGAGCACGGCGTTTTCCATGCTGACATGCACGAAGGCAATCTGATCCTGACGCCGGAAGGGAAAATCGCCCTCATCGATTTCGGCATTATCGGCCGGATCGGCATGACGGAACGGCGCTTCCTGGCGGAGATCCTTTGGGGCTTCCTGAAACGCGACTATGTCCGCGTTGCCGAAGTGCATTTCGAGGCGGGTTATGTGCCTGCATCGCAATCGGTCGGAGAGTTCGCGCAGGCGCTGCGGACCATTGGCGAACCCATCCATGGCAAGCCGGCCGAGGAAGTCTCCATGGGCCGGGTGCTGCTGCAGCTGTTCGACTATACGCACACATTCGGCATGGCCCTGCGCCCGGAACTCGTCCTCTTGCAGAAGACGATGGTGCAGGTGGAAGGCGTCGCGCGTGCCATCGATCCGGCACACAATATCTGGAACGCATCCGAGCCGGTTGTCGAAGGCTGGATTCGGCGCAGTTTCGGCCCGCAAGGCGCGGCGAAGCTCGTTTCGGACAATGTCCGTGAGGTGATGAACCGTCTGAAACGCCTGCCGGAAGTGATGGACCGGTTCGAAGCCTTCATGGAGCATGAGCTGGAAGAGGCGCCGCCCCCGGCGAAGAAGCCGTTTGCGCCCTGGTGGGGGTGGTTCGGGCTTGTCGTGGCGCTGGCAGGTCTGGCAGTCTGGGCCTTCAAATAG
- a CDS encoding GFA family protein: MSHTGGCQCGRVRYEMEVLEQAHACHCRMCQKATGGLFAALVGAPKDKIRWTATPPEEFQSSSLARRAFCQACGTPLGFTYDQPDARQYVTIGSLDHPEDAPIQRQYGFESKLPFVSFCEDVPGERTDADPAAGEFLANMTSNQA; this comes from the coding sequence ATGTCGCATACAGGCGGATGCCAGTGCGGTCGTGTACGCTACGAAATGGAGGTTCTGGAGCAGGCGCATGCCTGTCATTGCCGGATGTGCCAGAAGGCAACCGGTGGCCTGTTCGCGGCGCTCGTCGGCGCGCCGAAGGACAAGATCCGCTGGACGGCCACGCCACCAGAGGAATTTCAGAGTTCAAGCCTTGCGCGCCGCGCGTTCTGCCAGGCTTGCGGTACACCGCTGGGCTTCACTTATGACCAGCCGGATGCGCGGCAGTACGTGACCATCGGCAGCCTCGACCATCCGGAAGATGCGCCGATTCAGCGGCAATATGGGTTCGAGTCGAAACTCCCGTTCGTGTCATTCTGCGAGGACGTGCCGGGCGAGCGCACTGACGCGGATCCGGCGGCAGGCGAATTTCTCGCGAATATGACGTCCAATCAGGCCTGA
- the coaBC gene encoding bifunctional phosphopantothenoylcysteine decarboxylase/phosphopantothenate--cysteine ligase CoaBC, with translation MSDKRILLIIGGGIAAYKSLELIRELGRRGIACRCILTRAGQEFVTPLSVSALSGEKVFTELFDLDDEAEMGHIQLSRSADLVVVCPATADLMAKAVHGHANDLASTTLLATDTPVLMVPAMNVRMWQHAATVRNVAQLRADGVSIMEPDEGAMACGEFGPGRLPQVPEIVAEIERQLSGQGTGLLEGAHCVVTAGPTREPLDPVRFLSNHSSGRQGYAIAGALAAEGARVTLVSGPVAIEPLRGVDLVKVETARQMLKAVEEALPADVFVSVAAVADWRPARAATKKLKIKGAGSATPSMELAENPDILRTISNKRKNRPALVVGFAAETNDVEEHAAAKLKRKGCDWIVANDVSGDVMGGTENEIALVTRGGIDRWPRLGKGEVARRLAHKIAEALDGSDDDVKLAAE, from the coding sequence ATGAGCGACAAACGTATCCTGCTGATCATTGGCGGTGGCATCGCCGCCTATAAGAGCCTTGAGCTGATCCGCGAGCTTGGCCGGCGCGGCATTGCCTGCCGCTGCATCCTGACCCGGGCCGGGCAGGAATTCGTGACGCCGCTTTCCGTCTCTGCCCTGTCCGGCGAAAAGGTTTTCACCGAGCTCTTCGACCTCGATGATGAAGCGGAGATGGGGCATATCCAGCTGTCGCGGTCCGCCGATCTGGTCGTGGTCTGCCCGGCGACGGCGGACCTGATGGCGAAGGCCGTGCACGGCCATGCCAACGATCTTGCCTCCACCACGCTGCTCGCCACCGACACGCCGGTGCTGATGGTGCCCGCCATGAATGTGCGCATGTGGCAGCACGCGGCGACCGTCCGGAACGTCGCCCAGCTGCGCGCCGATGGCGTTTCCATCATGGAGCCCGATGAAGGCGCCATGGCGTGCGGCGAGTTCGGCCCCGGCCGCCTGCCGCAGGTGCCGGAGATTGTGGCGGAGATCGAGCGCCAGCTGTCAGGGCAGGGAACGGGCCTGCTGGAAGGTGCGCACTGCGTCGTCACCGCTGGCCCGACGCGCGAGCCGCTCGATCCGGTCCGCTTCCTGTCGAACCATTCCTCCGGCCGTCAGGGCTATGCCATCGCTGGGGCGCTCGCCGCGGAAGGCGCGCGCGTGACGCTGGTCTCCGGTCCTGTTGCGATCGAGCCGCTGCGCGGCGTGGACCTGGTCAAGGTCGAGACCGCCCGGCAGATGCTGAAAGCCGTCGAGGAAGCGCTGCCCGCAGACGTGTTCGTCTCCGTTGCCGCCGTGGCTGACTGGCGCCCGGCGCGGGCCGCAACGAAGAAGCTGAAGATCAAGGGCGCCGGAAGCGCGACGCCGTCGATGGAACTCGCCGAGAACCCGGACATCCTCCGCACCATCTCGAACAAGCGGAAGAACCGCCCGGCCCTCGTCGTCGGCTTTGCTGCCGAGACCAATGATGTCGAAGAGCACGCCGCGGCCAAGCTGAAGCGCAAGGGCTGCGACTGGATCGTCGCCAATGATGTCTCCGGCGATGTCATGGGCGGCACTGAAAACGAGATCGCGCTCGTCACGCGCGGCGGCATCGACCGTTGGCCCCGCCTCGGCAAGGGCGAAGTCGCCCGCCGCCTCGCGCACAAGATCGCCGAAGCGCTTGATGGCTCAGACGACGATGTGAAGCTCGCGGCAGAGTAG
- the dut gene encoding dUTP diphosphatase, producing the protein MNEVNVAVLPLPHFDGLQLPAYETAGSAGMDVRAAVPEGGPMVLAPGERAMVPTGLSVAIPQGYEIQVRPRSGLAAKHGLTCLNTPGTIDSDYRGEIKVILVNLGQEAFTIQRGERIAQLVLAPVTRLAWQSVESLDETERGAGGFGSTGR; encoded by the coding sequence ATGAACGAGGTTAATGTCGCGGTCCTGCCGCTCCCGCATTTCGATGGGCTCCAGCTGCCTGCCTATGAAACCGCCGGCTCGGCTGGAATGGATGTGCGCGCCGCGGTGCCGGAAGGGGGCCCGATGGTGCTGGCGCCGGGCGAACGGGCCATGGTGCCGACAGGGCTCAGCGTTGCGATCCCGCAGGGCTATGAGATCCAGGTGCGCCCGCGTTCCGGCCTTGCGGCCAAGCACGGCCTGACCTGTCTCAACACGCCGGGCACGATCGACAGCGATTACCGCGGTGAGATCAAGGTCATCCTCGTCAATCTCGGCCAGGAGGCGTTCACGATCCAGCGCGGCGAGCGCATCGCCCAGCTGGTGCTGGCCCCGGTGACGCGCCTTGCCTGGCAGTCCGTCGAAAGCCTCGACGAGACCGAGCGCGGGGCAGGGGGCTTCGGCTCAACCGGGCGCTAG
- a CDS encoding alpha/beta hydrolase translates to MADDAAIYLETRDKPVVVLGHAFGNRLARAVATRHPDQVRGVILLAAGGLKPIAEKANTALMQSFDPRLTPEEHREAVRYGFFAEGNAIPDYWLRGWHMETGRLQGAATGSVDSSLWWTAGGKPMLVISGLQDTIAPPADTIDLLEAELGDQVTAVRIDGAGHALLPEVPDQLADEIEAWLADLAE, encoded by the coding sequence CTGGCAGATGACGCCGCGATCTATCTGGAAACACGAGACAAGCCGGTCGTGGTGCTGGGCCATGCGTTCGGCAACCGCCTCGCACGCGCCGTGGCCACCCGTCACCCTGACCAGGTGCGCGGTGTCATCCTTCTGGCCGCTGGCGGCCTGAAGCCGATTGCGGAAAAAGCAAACACGGCCCTGATGCAGAGTTTCGATCCGCGCCTGACGCCGGAAGAACACCGGGAAGCGGTCCGCTATGGTTTCTTTGCCGAAGGCAACGCCATTCCGGATTACTGGCTGCGCGGCTGGCATATGGAAACCGGCCGCCTGCAGGGCGCCGCAACCGGGTCAGTGGATTCGTCCCTTTGGTGGACAGCGGGCGGCAAGCCCATGCTGGTGATCTCCGGCCTGCAGGACACGATCGCTCCACCCGCGGACACCATCGACTTGCTGGAAGCGGAACTGGGGGATCAGGTCACAGCGGTCCGGATCGACGGGGCCGGCCATGCCTTGCTGCCGGAAGTGCCCGACCAGCTGGCCGATGAGATCGAAGCCTGGCTGGCAGATCTCGCGGAATAA